A part of Deinococcus betulae genomic DNA contains:
- a CDS encoding 3-hydroxyacyl-CoA dehydrogenase NAD-binding domain-containing protein has product MTNPQLVEQTREGSVLVLTINNPPVNAFSPGVPEGLKAGLDAAAVDDTIEAVILIGGGRTFVAGADIKTFNLPRDQAPDLRGTVEKLDAFPKPTVAALHGTALGGGLELALACTYRVAVGGARLGLPEVKLGVLPGAGGTQRLPRVVGVAKALSMMLSGSLIGAAEAKDIGLVDELIAGDLLSGAVEFARTHATIRPLPRVSERTLTDSSPDVTPEAFQAAREAIKRTHRGQLSPSLIIDLAELAATRPFQEGWQAEAVKFMEARESPQSRGLRHIFFAERESARVPGLAKDTTTTTIRRVGVIGAGTMGGGIAMNFLNVGIPVTIVETGQEALDRGLGLIRRNYESSAKKGRISAEDVDTRLGLLTPSLDLADLKDADLIIEAVFESMAVKKDIFTRLDAVAGPDAILATNTSTLDVNEIAAVTSRPQQVIGLHFFSPANVMKLVEIVRADRTSDSVLATSMAVAKQIGKVGVVVGVCDGFVGNRMVHRYGEEARQLVEEGAAPGDVDAAMNALGLPMGPFQMTDMAGLDIGHAIRVHRAQQRGEPEPDGWLDRVVKTGRKGQKTGGGIYDYDENRRPRPNADVQALIDAYRAEKGVTPRELTQDEITRRLTATLVNEGARILDEGIAARAGDIDVIYIYGYGFPAYRGGPMHYASEQGLQGVVDDLKRYGGKAPAPLLERLAAEGKTFADWEKEPRS; this is encoded by the coding sequence ATGACTAACCCCCAACTGGTCGAGCAAACCCGTGAAGGCTCTGTCCTCGTTCTGACCATCAACAACCCCCCCGTGAACGCCTTCTCGCCCGGCGTGCCTGAAGGCCTGAAAGCCGGTCTGGACGCGGCGGCAGTCGACGACACCATTGAAGCCGTGATTCTGATCGGCGGTGGGCGCACCTTTGTGGCCGGCGCCGATATCAAGACCTTCAATCTGCCGCGCGATCAGGCGCCCGACCTGCGCGGCACGGTTGAAAAACTGGACGCCTTCCCCAAGCCCACGGTGGCCGCGCTGCACGGCACGGCGCTGGGCGGCGGTCTGGAACTGGCGCTGGCCTGTACCTACCGCGTGGCCGTAGGGGGCGCCCGCCTGGGGCTGCCCGAGGTGAAGCTGGGCGTGCTGCCGGGTGCGGGCGGGACCCAGCGGCTGCCCCGCGTGGTGGGGGTGGCTAAGGCGCTCAGCATGATGCTGTCCGGTAGCCTCATCGGCGCGGCAGAAGCAAAAGACATTGGATTGGTAGATGAGCTGATAGCTGGTGACTTGCTGTCCGGCGCTGTTGAGTTCGCCCGCACCCATGCCACCATCCGCCCACTGCCCCGGGTCAGTGAGCGCACGTTGACGGATTCAAGTCCTGACGTCACTCCGGAGGCGTTTCAAGCGGCCCGCGAAGCCATCAAAAGAACCCACAGAGGCCAGCTCTCGCCGTCGCTCATCATTGACCTCGCGGAACTGGCCGCCACCCGGCCCTTTCAGGAGGGCTGGCAGGCCGAGGCCGTCAAGTTTATGGAAGCGCGCGAGTCGCCCCAGTCGCGCGGGCTGCGCCACATCTTCTTTGCCGAGCGCGAGAGTGCCCGGGTGCCCGGACTGGCCAAAGACACCACCACCACCACTATCCGCCGGGTGGGCGTCATTGGTGCGGGCACGATGGGCGGCGGCATCGCCATGAACTTCCTGAACGTGGGCATTCCCGTGACCATCGTGGAAACCGGTCAGGAGGCGCTGGACCGGGGCCTGGGCCTTATCCGCCGCAACTACGAGAGCAGCGCGAAAAAGGGCCGCATCAGCGCCGAGGATGTGGACACGAGACTGGGCCTCTTAACCCCCAGCCTCGACCTCGCAGACCTGAAAGACGCCGACCTCATCATCGAAGCCGTGTTCGAGAGTATGGCCGTCAAGAAAGACATCTTCACGCGCCTGGACGCGGTTGCGGGGCCAGACGCCATCCTGGCCACGAACACCAGCACGCTGGATGTGAACGAGATTGCGGCTGTGACCTCGCGCCCCCAGCAGGTGATCGGACTGCATTTTTTCAGCCCCGCCAACGTGATGAAACTGGTGGAAATCGTGCGGGCGGACAGGACCAGCGACTCGGTGCTGGCGACCAGCATGGCCGTGGCTAAACAGATCGGCAAGGTGGGCGTGGTGGTGGGCGTGTGTGACGGCTTTGTGGGCAACCGCATGGTGCACCGCTACGGTGAGGAAGCCCGCCAGCTGGTCGAGGAAGGCGCGGCCCCAGGTGACGTGGACGCCGCCATGAACGCCCTGGGCCTGCCGATGGGGCCGTTTCAGATGACCGATATGGCCGGGCTGGACATCGGCCACGCGATCCGCGTCCACCGGGCGCAGCAACGCGGCGAACCCGAGCCGGACGGCTGGCTGGACCGCGTGGTGAAAACTGGGCGCAAAGGACAGAAGACGGGCGGCGGTATCTACGATTACGACGAGAACCGCAGGCCCCGCCCAAATGCTGATGTGCAGGCGCTGATTGACGCCTACCGCGCCGAGAAAGGCGTGACGCCGCGCGAACTCACCCAGGATGAAATTACCCGCCGCCTGACTGCCACCCTGGTCAACGAGGGGGCCAGGATTCTGGACGAGGGTATTGCGGCGCGCGCCGGTGACATTGACGTGATTTATATCTACGGCTATGGCTTTCCGGCCTACCGGGGTGGGCCCATGCACTATGCCAGCGAGCAGGGGCTGCAAGGCGTGGTCGACGACCTGAAGCGCTACGGCGGCAAGGCCCCTGCGCCCCTGCTGGAGCGGCTGGCAGCGGAGGGCAAGACCTTTGCGGACTGGGAGAAGGAACCGAGGAGCTAG